Proteins encoded by one window of Cannabis sativa cultivar Pink pepper isolate KNU-18-1 chromosome 4, ASM2916894v1, whole genome shotgun sequence:
- the LOC133036609 gene encoding 6-phosphogluconate dehydrogenase, decarboxylating 1-like — MGQNLALNIAEKGFPISVYNRTTSKVDETVERAKLEDSQQDYDSSVLLNDHFDSPLGSPGTSDVLVASIRELLKLITDSG, encoded by the exons ATGGGCCAGAATTTGGCACTCAACATTGCAGAAAAAGGATTTCCAATTTCTGTTTATAACAGAACTACCTCCAAAGTTGATGAGACTGTTGAAAGAGCAAAACTAGAAG ATTCACAACAAGATTATGATTCATCTGTACTGTTGAACGACCATTTTGATAGCCCACTTGGTTCTCCAGGCACCAGTGATGTGTTGGTGG CATCAATACGGGAATTGTTGAAACTTATTACGGACTCTGGTTGA